The nucleotide window GCCGGACGTCTCGGGCCCTCCGGGCGCCCCGGCACTCTGCGTCTGGCGGTAGAGGGCTTCGGCGGCCTTGTGCTGTGCCGCCGTCAGCTGCTGCATGCCGGCCTCCATCGCCGCGGCGTCGTTCTGCTCGAGGGCCTTCTTGAGCACGTCGATGGCATCCTGAACCGGCTGCTTGTCGGCGGCCGACAGCTTGTCGCCCGCGTCCTGCAGCATGCGCTCGGCGCCGTACACGGCCTGGTCGGCGCGGTTGCGGCTCTCGATCTCCTCCCGCTTGCGCTTGTCGTCCTCGGCGTGCGACTCGGCCTCGCGCATCATGCGATCGACCTCGTCCTTGCTGAGCCCGCTCGACGCGGTGATCGTGATCTTCTGCTCCTTGCCCGTGCCACGGTCCTTCGCGCTGACGTTGACGATGCCGTTGGCGTCGATGTCGAACGTCACCTCGATCTGCGGGATGCCCCTCGGCGCCGGCGGGATTCCCACGAGGTGGAAGCGGCCGAGCGTCCGGTTGTCGCGTGCCATGGGCCGCTCGCCCTGGAGCACGTGGACCTCGACGCTCGTCTGGCTGTCGGCCGCCGTCGAGAACACCTCGCTCTTGCGAGTCGGAATCGTCGTGTTGCGCGGGATCAGCGTGGTCAGCACGCCCCCGAGCGTCTCGATGCCGAGCGAGAGCGGTGTCACGTCGAGCAGCAGGAGGTCCTTCACCTCACCGGCGAGCACGCCGGCCTGGACGCCCGCCCCGATCGCGACGACCTCGTCGGGGTTGACGCCCTTGTGGGGCTCCCGCCCGAAGAACTCGCGCACGAGCTGCTGCACGCGCGGGATGCGCGTCGACCCGCCGACGAGCACGACCTCGTCGATCTGCGTCGACGAGAGACCGGCGTCGGCGAGCGCCTGCCGGCACGGCCCGATGGTTTTCTGGAGCAGGTCCTCGACGAGCGACTCGAACTTCGCGCGCGACAGCTTCAGCGCGAGGTGCTTCGGCCCCGACTGATCCGCCGTGATGAACGGCAGGCTGATGTCGGTCTCCATCACCGTGGAGAGCTCCATCTTCGCCTTCTCGGCCGCCTCCTTCAGCCGCTGGAGGGCCATGCGATCCTTCGAGAGGTCGATGCCTTCCTCCCGCTTGAACTCGGTGACGATCCAGTCGATGACGCGCTGATCGAGGTTGTCGCCGCCAAGGTGCGTATCGCCGTTGGTCGACTTGACCTCGACGACGCCCTCGCCAACCTCCAGGATCGAGATGTCGAAGGTGCCGCCGCCGAAGTCGTAGACCGCGATGGTCTCGTCTTTCTTCTTGTCGAGGCCGTAGGCCAGGGCCGCGGCGGTGGGCTCGTTGACGATGCGCATGACCTCGAGGCCGGCAATCTGCCCCGCCTCCTTGGTCGCCTGGCGCTGCGCGTCGTTGAAGTAGGCGGGCACGGTGATGACCGCCCGCGTGACCGGCTGGCCCAGATACTCCTCGGCGGCCTGCTTGAGCTTCTGGAGGACCATCGCCGACAACTGCGGCGGCGCGAAGCGCTCCTCCTTGCCGCTCGCGGTCACCGTCACGACGACGCGGTCACCGTCGCTCGTGACGCGATACGGCACCATCTTCATCTCTTCCGAGACCTCGTCGTACCGACGCCCCATGAACCGCTTGATCGAGAACACGGTGTTCTCGGGGTTGGTCACGGCCTGGCGCTTGGCCACCTGGCCGACCAGCCGCTCCCCCGACTTGGCGAACGCCACGACGGACGGCGTCAGCCGGCTGCCCTCCTGGTTGGCAATCACCGCCGGCTCGCCACCCTCCATGACGGCGACGACGGAGTTGGTGGTGCCGAGATCGATACCGATGATCTTGCTCATGTCTGAACCCTCGCTTGGCTGAGCCGGCGCGTGTGCAATGAAGCGGCGAACGGACCGATGACCACGCCAACGTTACAACGATCAAAGTATAAAATATGAGTCTTGATAAATCAATAATGGGCGACACGGCAGGGGGTGCGCTACTGGCGACACCCGGACGCGAATGCCTCGTCACACACAGGACAACGCCTCCGGACGCGTCGCCGGGTGCGGATCCGCGGCGCGTCTGTGCTACGCTTGAGGGGTCAGCTGCCTGCACGTCGTGGCGACTCGACCGCCGACCGGGCGCCCACCTCACCGGCGGACGGGTCTCCCGAGAACTCCCCGGAGGCGCCATGCACGCCGGTCCGCGTCGTCACCCTGCCGCCCGCGTGGCGTTGGCGGGTCTGCTCCTCGGCTCGGTCGGTTGGGCGTCGGCGCTTGGTGCGCAGCCGGCCGACCCGGACGTCGCTGCGCCCCCGTTCATCGCCGCCCTCGAGGGCCCCGCGTCGCTCCTCCGCAACGGCGAGGTCGACGAGCTCACGCTCAACGTGCCGCTCGTCGATGGCGACCGCCTCCGCACGGGTGGGGGGGGCCGTCTCGAGATCCTGTGGGTCGACGGTCAGCGCGTGTGGCTCGACGAGGGCTCGACGCTCGACCTCGCCGGCACCGATCTGATCCGCCTGGTCGAGGGCCGGCTGCGGCTCCGATCGTCCGACGATCCAGACGCGGTCACTCGCGTCGAAACGGCGGCCGCGGTGGTCCGCACCATCACGCCCTCTGACGTGATCGTCGCCGTCGTCGACACGGCCGACCGCCGGTCGGCCGACGTGGCGGTCGTGAGCGGCGGCGTCCGCCTGGTGACCGAGCGCGGCGAGGTGCCCCTGGGCCGCGGACAGCGCGCCGTCGCCGACGCCTTCGGGCCGGCGCCCGTCGCCGAGACATGGGACCTCGCCTGGCGCGACGCGTTCCTTGCGTGGGCCGACCTCCGCGTCGAA belongs to Acidobacteriota bacterium and includes:
- the dnaK gene encoding molecular chaperone DnaK; the encoded protein is MSKIIGIDLGTTNSVVAVMEGGEPAVIANQEGSRLTPSVVAFAKSGERLVGQVAKRQAVTNPENTVFSIKRFMGRRYDEVSEEMKMVPYRVTSDGDRVVVTVTASGKEERFAPPQLSAMVLQKLKQAAEEYLGQPVTRAVITVPAYFNDAQRQATKEAGQIAGLEVMRIVNEPTAAALAYGLDKKKDETIAVYDFGGGTFDISILEVGEGVVEVKSTNGDTHLGGDNLDQRVIDWIVTEFKREEGIDLSKDRMALQRLKEAAEKAKMELSTVMETDISLPFITADQSGPKHLALKLSRAKFESLVEDLLQKTIGPCRQALADAGLSSTQIDEVVLVGGSTRIPRVQQLVREFFGREPHKGVNPDEVVAIGAGVQAGVLAGEVKDLLLLDVTPLSLGIETLGGVLTTLIPRNTTIPTRKSEVFSTAADSQTSVEVHVLQGERPMARDNRTLGRFHLVGIPPAPRGIPQIEVTFDIDANGIVNVSAKDRGTGKEQKITITASSGLSKDEVDRMMREAESHAEDDKRKREEIESRNRADQAVYGAERMLQDAGDKLSAADKQPVQDAIDVLKKALEQNDAAAMEAGMQQLTAAQHKAAEALYRQTQSAGAPGGPETSGPGGQASGPSGDVIDAEVVDDEKK